A region from the Wansuia hejianensis genome encodes:
- the rlmD gene encoding 23S rRNA (uracil(1939)-C(5))-methyltransferase RlmD: MKFQKNDVVIIRIEDMSQTGEGIGKADGYTLFVKDTVIGDLAEVKIVKAKKNYGFGRLMRIVEPSGKRVVPVCPIARQCGGCQLQMLDYGEQLRFKEDKVRNDLMRIGGFEDVPMEPIIGMEQPFRYRNKAQFPVGCDREGKAVAGFYAGRTHTIIPCRDCVLGAEANGEILSGILGWMEENHIPAYDEMSGEGLVRHVLIRYGFTTGEFMVCLVINGAGLPAKKALIDKLCGIEGMRGITFSSNTRRTNVIMGDKDQKVWGDGYITDHIGKVKYQISPLSFYQVNPVQTKKLYETALEYAGLTGEETVWDLYCGIGTISLFLAQRAKQVYGVEIVPQAVEDARRNAELNGIENAEFYVGKAEEILPELYEKEKVRADVIVVDPPRKGCEESLLETMVQMKPERIVYVSCDPATLARDLKYLCGEGYEMVRVRGVDQFPMTVHVETVVLLSHKKPDGHINVKVEFGEGEGKVPLDNIAKRAEEYKPKERVTYKMIKEYIEAKYGFKVHTAYIAEVKRDLGLPMYDAPNAVEELKQPRKHPTAEKVEAIKDALKHFEVI; this comes from the coding sequence ATGAAGTTTCAAAAAAATGATGTGGTGATAATCCGAATTGAGGATATGAGCCAGACGGGAGAGGGTATCGGGAAGGCAGACGGGTATACGTTGTTTGTCAAGGATACGGTGATCGGTGATCTGGCAGAGGTGAAGATTGTCAAGGCGAAAAAAAATTACGGGTTTGGCAGGCTGATGAGGATTGTGGAGCCTTCCGGGAAACGGGTGGTACCGGTGTGCCCGATTGCCCGGCAGTGCGGAGGATGTCAGTTGCAGATGCTGGATTATGGGGAGCAGCTTCGGTTTAAGGAGGATAAGGTCAGGAACGATCTGATGCGGATCGGAGGATTTGAGGATGTGCCGATGGAGCCGATCATTGGTATGGAGCAGCCGTTTCGGTACAGGAATAAGGCTCAGTTTCCGGTGGGATGCGACAGAGAAGGAAAAGCAGTGGCCGGATTTTATGCAGGCCGTACCCATACGATCATTCCCTGCAGGGACTGCGTGCTGGGAGCAGAGGCCAATGGAGAGATTTTGTCCGGGATTCTGGGCTGGATGGAAGAAAATCACATACCGGCCTATGATGAGATGAGTGGCGAAGGGCTGGTAAGGCATGTGCTGATCCGGTATGGATTTACGACCGGTGAATTCATGGTGTGCCTGGTGATAAACGGGGCGGGACTTCCGGCCAAAAAAGCGCTGATTGATAAGCTCTGCGGAATCGAGGGGATGAGAGGCATCACCTTCAGCAGCAATACCAGGCGGACAAATGTGATTATGGGCGATAAGGACCAGAAGGTGTGGGGAGATGGATATATAACGGATCATATCGGGAAAGTAAAGTATCAGATTTCGCCGCTTTCCTTTTATCAAGTCAATCCGGTGCAGACGAAAAAACTATATGAGACGGCGTTGGAATACGCGGGCTTGACAGGAGAAGAGACTGTATGGGATTTGTATTGTGGGATAGGGACGATTTCACTGTTCCTGGCGCAAAGGGCGAAACAGGTGTATGGGGTGGAAATCGTGCCCCAGGCGGTCGAAGACGCCAGACGAAACGCAGAACTAAATGGGATTGAGAATGCGGAATTCTACGTGGGGAAAGCAGAGGAAATTCTGCCGGAATTGTATGAGAAAGAGAAAGTAAGAGCTGATGTGATCGTAGTGGACCCGCCCAGGAAAGGGTGCGAGGAGAGTCTGCTGGAGACGATGGTGCAGATGAAGCCTGAGAGGATCGTGTATGTAAGCTGTGATCCGGCCACATTGGCAAGGGATTTGAAATATTTGTGCGGGGAAGGGTATGAGATGGTGAGGGTGCGGGGGGTGGATCAATTTCCGATGACGGTACATGTTGAGACGGTAGTACTGCTTTCCCACAAAAAGCCAGACGGACATATCAACGTAAAAGTTGAGTTTGGCGAGGGTGAGGGAAAAGTTCCGCTTGATAATATCGCTAAAAGAGCCGAAGAATACAAGCCCAAGGAACGAGTGACCTACAAAATGATAAAGGAGTACATAGAAGCTAAATATGGCTTCAAGGTACATACCGCATATATCGCAGAGGTAAAGAGAGATTTGGGCTTGCCGATGTATGATGCTCCTAATGCGGTAGAAGAATTGAAACAGCCGAGGAAGCATCCGACAGCAGAGAAGGTGGAAGCGATAAAGGATGCGTTGAAGCATTTTGAAGTGATTTAA
- a CDS encoding response regulator transcription factor has translation MVAKQKILIVDDDNNIAELISLYLTKECFECMIVNDGEEALSVLGTFQPNLILLDLMLPGMDGYQVCREVRHKSNTPIIMLSAKGEIFDKVLGLELGADDYIIKPFDSKELVARVKAVLRRFQPAPSQTVSQTNGKYVEYPDLIINQTNYSVLYKGETVDMPPKELELLYFLASSPNQVFTREQLLDHIWGYEYIGDTRTVDVHIKRLREKIKDHANWSISTVWGIGYKFEVKS, from the coding sequence ATGGTTGCCAAACAGAAAATTCTCATCGTAGATGATGATAACAATATAGCAGAACTCATTTCTCTTTACCTGACAAAAGAATGCTTTGAATGCATGATCGTCAACGACGGCGAAGAAGCCCTCAGCGTCCTTGGCACCTTCCAGCCCAACCTGATCCTGCTGGATCTGATGCTTCCGGGCATGGACGGCTACCAGGTCTGCCGGGAGGTCCGCCATAAGTCCAACACACCGATCATCATGCTTTCCGCCAAGGGAGAGATTTTTGATAAGGTGCTGGGGCTGGAGCTGGGCGCGGATGATTACATTATTAAGCCCTTTGACTCCAAAGAGCTGGTCGCGCGGGTTAAGGCGGTACTCCGCCGTTTTCAGCCCGCTCCCAGCCAGACGGTTTCCCAGACCAACGGAAAATATGTTGAATATCCCGATCTGATCATCAACCAGACCAACTACTCCGTTCTGTACAAGGGGGAGACCGTGGATATGCCGCCGAAGGAGCTGGAGCTTCTCTACTTCCTGGCTTCCTCCCCCAACCAAGTCTTCACCCGGGAACAGCTTCTGGACCACATATGGGGCTATGAATACATAGGAGACACCCGGACTGTGGACGTACATATCAAGCGGCTCCGGGAAAAGATCAAGGATCACGCCAACTGGTCCATCAGCACCGTGTGGGGAATCGGCTATAAATTCGAGGTCAAATCATAA
- a CDS encoding IS3 family transposase, producing MMFIAIKTEDGAIKGKLSFYCRMLGVSRQGFYKYLANKDRPWKYQDLADAMIAIHTEDEYNDTYGRIRMYQALLLKKPEGLKIPSERTVYRVMDEIGLSHQPKRKPNGITKADREARKSDDLLKRDFKSDKPLEKCVTDITEIKAKDGKLYVSAIFDCFDSGVLGLAMETNMKATLCEHTLDNAYLAYPDLRGAIVHSDRGTQYTSETYRKALAKYGIIQSMNSAGGRCHDNARCESMWARMKSELLYDRYNTETMTIEELKVLIWRYFISYWNNRRICSANGGLPPIIKRQRYYQSLEQAA from the coding sequence ATGATGTTCATTGCCATAAAAACGGAAGACGGCGCGATTAAGGGAAAACTCTCATTCTATTGCCGGATGCTTGGTGTCAGCCGCCAGGGGTTCTACAAATATCTTGCTAATAAAGACCGGCCCTGGAAATATCAGGATCTCGCTGATGCTATGATAGCAATCCATACTGAAGATGAATACAATGATACATATGGGCGCATTCGCATGTATCAGGCACTTCTCCTTAAGAAACCGGAAGGACTCAAGATTCCCAGTGAGCGAACCGTCTACAGGGTCATGGATGAAATAGGCCTTAGTCATCAACCAAAGCGTAAGCCGAATGGTATTACCAAGGCTGATCGGGAAGCTCGTAAGTCAGATGATCTTCTGAAGCGAGATTTCAAATCCGACAAGCCACTTGAAAAATGTGTAACTGACATTACAGAAATCAAGGCTAAAGATGGGAAACTGTATGTTTCAGCTATCTTTGACTGCTTTGATTCCGGTGTCCTTGGTCTGGCAATGGAAACCAACATGAAAGCAACGTTGTGTGAGCATACCCTGGATAATGCCTATCTGGCATATCCTGATCTGCGAGGGGCTATTGTACACTCTGACAGAGGAACACAATATACCAGTGAAACTTATCGTAAGGCTCTTGCTAAATACGGTATTATTCAAAGCATGAACAGTGCTGGTGGCAGGTGCCACGATAATGCCCGATGCGAAAGCATGTGGGCCAGAATGAAAAGTGAGCTTCTCTATGACCGCTACAATACGGAGACTATGACCATAGAGGAACTGAAGGTTCTCATTTGGAGATACTTCATCAGTTACTGGAATAACAGGAGGATCTGCTCTGCCAACGGTGGGCTTCCTCCGATAATTAAGCGACAGAGATACTACCAATCTCTGGAACAGGCTGCATAG
- a CDS encoding GntR family transcriptional regulator, protein MFHLSEETIQRYSSIKPAYKRIYLTLRQALLSGELSAEEKMPEEALALQLGTSRTPLRRALDDLKREGYLEHAKSAANSPHLPKKDMNSIIDLDVLLESHAAYLAARNGVSTENLEILKDLNRILRNVDESFRYDSAFEKDLIGVRDTHLQFHLMIARMSRNKYLYQTVAKLRTKLRQYSSLESFPRDQTPSSYYRTIIVPCHEEIISAIENREPESARAWMYTDVIRSRSKYFNSYKNPYLIGR, encoded by the coding sequence ATGTTTCACCTATCAGAAGAGACCATACAGCGGTACAGCAGCATCAAACCAGCCTACAAGCGGATTTATCTGACACTCCGCCAAGCACTTTTATCCGGGGAGCTGTCTGCCGAAGAAAAAATGCCGGAAGAGGCCCTCGCCCTGCAATTGGGTACCAGCCGGACGCCTCTGCGAAGAGCTCTGGACGACTTAAAAAGGGAAGGCTACCTGGAACACGCAAAGTCTGCCGCCAATTCCCCTCACCTTCCCAAAAAGGACATGAACAGTATAATCGACCTGGACGTGCTTCTGGAATCTCACGCGGCATACCTGGCTGCCAGAAACGGTGTTTCCACTGAAAATCTGGAGATTCTGAAAGATTTGAACAGAATTCTGCGCAACGTAGATGAATCGTTCCGATATGACAGCGCATTTGAAAAAGACCTGATCGGCGTCCGTGACACTCATCTCCAGTTTCATCTGATGATCGCCCGGATGTCCCGGAACAAATATCTCTATCAGACAGTGGCTAAACTTCGAACAAAGCTGCGCCAATACTCGTCCCTGGAATCATTCCCCAGAGACCAGACTCCCAGCAGCTACTACCGCACGATCATTGTCCCCTGTCACGAGGAAATCATCAGCGCCATCGAAAACCGTGAGCCTGAAAGCGCGCGGGCATGGATGTATACAGATGTCATCCGTTCCAGATCCAAATATTTTAACAGCTACAAAAACCCTTATCTGATCGGGCGTTAA
- a CDS encoding S1C family serine protease produces MENKEDNQEKKPYSFMKEIIKKKPLDKRALLLKIAGVAAAAVAAGIIAAFVFVKMVPVAEQVLGTSEEPPKVNIPADEEPTATATPEATPTPTVVDTPQATPEPVPAIGLTEYKQLYKDMLAVAEKPKHALVTVIGITNQMDYFNQNYENQQQISGLVVADNGQDLFILTEYRIVENVERIQVTFYDGTMTDAIFQKHDANTGLAILRVALADISADTQENLEVAPLGSSYSVSQGEPILALGSPIGYSNSVAYGVITSVNNKISTLDTEYNLLTTDILGSKEGSGVLVNLDGEIVGIIAQSYSSEDKNIITGLAISQIKELIERLSNNESQAYIGIKGQDVTAQIAEKTGIPKGVLVTAVQADSPAMLSGIKEYDVIVKVGEEKISTIKQYHDSLTKLAPGQAVKVTVMRKGAEGYVEMEIDVTAGEI; encoded by the coding sequence ATGGAAAACAAAGAGGATAACCAGGAGAAAAAACCCTACAGTTTTATGAAAGAGATTATTAAAAAGAAACCGCTGGACAAACGGGCGCTGCTGCTGAAGATCGCGGGAGTGGCGGCTGCAGCTGTAGCTGCGGGCATTATCGCCGCTTTTGTGTTCGTGAAAATGGTTCCGGTTGCAGAGCAGGTTCTGGGCACCAGCGAGGAACCACCCAAAGTGAATATTCCCGCGGATGAGGAGCCGACGGCCACAGCGACGCCTGAAGCCACCCCCACCCCGACGGTTGTGGATACGCCGCAGGCCACGCCGGAACCGGTTCCGGCCATCGGGCTGACAGAATATAAGCAGCTGTATAAGGACATGCTGGCTGTGGCGGAGAAGCCGAAGCATGCGCTGGTGACTGTGATTGGCATCACGAACCAGATGGATTATTTTAACCAGAACTATGAGAACCAGCAGCAGATTTCGGGCCTCGTGGTTGCAGATAACGGCCAGGATCTGTTCATCCTGACGGAGTACAGGATTGTGGAAAATGTGGAACGGATACAGGTGACGTTCTATGACGGAACTATGACAGATGCTATTTTCCAGAAGCATGACGCCAATACGGGACTGGCGATCCTGCGGGTCGCTCTGGCGGATATCAGCGCGGACACGCAGGAGAATCTGGAGGTCGCACCGCTGGGAAGCTCTTACAGCGTCTCACAGGGCGAGCCGATACTGGCGCTGGGAAGCCCTATCGGATACAGTAATTCTGTGGCATATGGGGTCATCACTTCAGTGAATAATAAGATTTCCACGCTGGATACTGAATATAACCTGCTGACCACAGACATTTTGGGCAGCAAGGAGGGCAGCGGCGTGCTGGTGAATCTGGACGGGGAGATTGTGGGAATTATCGCCCAGAGCTACAGCTCAGAGGATAAGAATATCATTACAGGGCTGGCGATTTCCCAGATCAAGGAGCTGATCGAACGGTTGTCCAATAACGAGAGCCAGGCGTACATCGGCATCAAGGGCCAGGACGTGACCGCACAGATCGCGGAGAAGACGGGAATCCCGAAAGGGGTGCTGGTGACTGCCGTACAGGCGGATTCGCCTGCCATGCTTTCCGGGATCAAGGAGTATGACGTTATTGTGAAGGTCGGAGAGGAGAAGATAAGCACTATTAAGCAGTATCACGACAGCCTTACAAAGCTGGCGCCCGGACAGGCGGTGAAGGTGACCGTCATGCGCAAGGGGGCGGAAGGCTACGTCGAAATGGAGATCGATGTGACAGCCGGCGAGATATAG
- a CDS encoding sensor histidine kinase, with product MKKKLFWKFLIAYILIGITSFILISTAGSRLLEKELVDSHSMSLYKEASRIASYQAARYYTRGITLEDTYNNLAALSDFQNSEIWLISTDGEIFLNTEADLESEQAETLENFDPIALGSDYYTVGRFFQHFDSDMLSVMVPVTSNLNIRGYVAIHMPMTDVYQEREALLAQVYLLFLVLFLIFLSVLVLLAFVVNRPLKRIIRGAQEYASGNLTYNINVPSNDEMGYLASTLNYMSDELNKTGEYQRKFVANVSHDFRSPLTSIKGYVEAILDGTIPQEMQERYLNIVLFETDRLNKLTKSMLTLNNIDTKGHFLDITSFDINAVIKDTAASFEGTCTAKRISIELLLAAETLYVSADFGKIQQVLYNLIDNAIKFSDNNSTIQVETTEKHGKVFVSVKDHGVGIPRSFISKIWDRFYKIDASRGKDRKGTGLGLAIVKEIISAHNQNINVVSTVGAGTEFIFSLDKTKQQ from the coding sequence ATGAAGAAAAAACTATTCTGGAAATTCCTGATCGCCTACATCCTGATCGGGATCACAAGCTTCATACTGATCTCCACGGCCGGTTCCCGGCTGCTGGAAAAAGAGCTGGTGGATTCTCACAGCATGAGCCTCTATAAAGAAGCCTCCAGAATTGCCTCTTACCAGGCCGCCCGCTATTATACCCGCGGCATCACCCTGGAAGATACCTACAACAACCTGGCCGCCCTCTCCGACTTTCAGAATTCGGAGATATGGCTCATCAGCACCGACGGAGAGATTTTTCTGAATACAGAGGCCGATCTGGAGAGTGAACAGGCGGAGACTCTGGAAAATTTTGATCCCATCGCCTTGGGATCAGATTATTATACCGTAGGCCGCTTTTTCCAACATTTTGACTCAGACATGCTCAGCGTCATGGTGCCTGTCACTTCTAATCTGAACATCCGTGGCTACGTGGCCATCCACATGCCCATGACCGATGTCTATCAGGAACGGGAAGCCCTGCTCGCGCAAGTCTACCTGCTGTTTCTCGTACTTTTCCTGATTTTCCTGTCTGTGCTGGTCCTACTGGCTTTCGTAGTTAACCGCCCATTGAAGCGGATCATACGCGGCGCCCAGGAATATGCCTCCGGCAACCTGACCTACAATATTAACGTCCCCTCCAATGACGAAATGGGCTATCTGGCCAGCACGCTGAACTATATGTCTGATGAGCTGAATAAAACGGGCGAGTATCAGCGTAAATTTGTCGCAAATGTCTCCCACGATTTCCGTTCACCGCTGACCTCCATCAAGGGATACGTGGAGGCCATTCTTGACGGAACGATCCCTCAGGAGATGCAGGAGCGCTATCTGAACATTGTACTGTTCGAGACCGACCGTCTGAACAAGCTGACAAAGAGCATGCTGACGCTGAATAATATCGATACCAAGGGACATTTTCTGGACATCACCAGCTTTGACATTAACGCGGTGATTAAAGACACAGCTGCCTCCTTTGAAGGCACCTGCACGGCTAAACGAATTTCCATCGAGCTGCTGCTGGCCGCCGAGACGCTGTATGTTTCCGCCGATTTTGGCAAGATCCAGCAGGTATTATACAATCTGATCGACAATGCGATCAAATTCAGCGACAACAATTCCACCATTCAGGTAGAAACTACCGAAAAGCATGGAAAAGTGTTTGTCTCCGTTAAGGATCACGGGGTCGGAATCCCCAGATCCTTCATTTCCAAGATCTGGGACCGTTTCTACAAGATAGACGCTTCCCGCGGAAAAGACCGCAAGGGCACGGGACTGGGCCTTGCGATCGTAAAAGAGATTATCAGCGCCCACAATCAGAATATCAATGTGGTCAGCACGGTAGGCGCGGGGACGGAATTTATATTTTCACTGGATAAGACAAAGCAGCAATAA
- a CDS encoding endonuclease MutS2, with translation MNQKALKTLEYHKIINMLLQHASSPMGQELCRQLTPSDDLNVVRGMQRQTHDALSRLFRKGHISFGSARDIRPSLKRLAIGSSLNQSELLSIASLLENTARVKSYGRHENADTAGDSLDPLFDSLEPLTPLSAEIRRCILAEDEISDDASPGLRQVRRSIKASGDRIHTQLNNLINGSLRTYLQDAVVTMRNGRYCIPVKSEYRSQVPGMIHDQSSTGSTIFVEPMAIVKLNNDIRELELKEEKEIEIILATLSQQAAQYTELLQYDLENMVELDFIFARAGLAMEMNATEPLFNTDGIISLRKARHPLIERRQVVPIDLTLGEAFDLLIVTGPNTGGKTVSLKTVGLLSLMGQSGLHIPALDRSRLSIFTEIYADIGDEQSIEQSLSTFSSHMTNVVSFLEKADRQSLVLFDELGAGTDPTEGAALAIAILSHLHQQGIRTMATTHYSELKIYALSTEGVENACCEFDVETLRPTYRLLVGVPGKSNAFAISGKLGLPDYIIKAAREQISEQDESFEDVLTTLEQNRIAMEREQQELEKTRAEVEALKSQISEKQEKLTSQRDRILQKANEEAHAILREAKEYADQTMRDFQKFGKAGISVKEMEKRRSDLREKLDQTGKKISVKPDPRPVSNLKPKDLSIGDSVKVLSMNVKGTVSTRPDAKGNLFVQMGIIRSKVNISDLQLIDEPVITGGGMSRTGSGKIKMSKSSSVKTELNLLGKTVDEAVAELDKYLDDAYLAHLPSVRIVHGKGTGALRKGVHAYLRTQKHISDYHLAEFGEGDAGVTIVTFKK, from the coding sequence ATGAACCAAAAAGCGTTAAAAACACTGGAATACCATAAAATTATCAATATGCTGCTTCAGCACGCCTCCTCCCCCATGGGCCAGGAGCTCTGCCGGCAGCTGACACCCTCCGATGACCTGAATGTGGTCCGGGGCATGCAGCGCCAGACCCATGATGCGCTGAGCCGCCTGTTCCGCAAGGGCCATATTTCTTTCGGCAGCGCCAGGGACATCCGGCCCTCTCTGAAGCGCCTGGCCATCGGCAGCTCTCTGAACCAGTCAGAGCTTCTGTCCATTGCCTCTCTTCTGGAAAATACCGCCCGGGTAAAATCTTACGGACGTCATGAAAATGCTGACACGGCCGGCGACAGTCTGGACCCTCTGTTTGACTCGCTGGAGCCGCTGACCCCTCTCTCTGCAGAGATCCGCCGCTGCATCCTGGCGGAGGATGAGATCAGCGATGACGCCAGCCCCGGCCTGCGCCAGGTCCGCCGTTCTATCAAGGCCAGCGGCGACCGGATTCATACCCAGCTGAACAACCTGATCAACGGCTCCCTGCGCACTTACCTGCAGGACGCCGTCGTTACCATGCGGAACGGCCGGTACTGCATCCCTGTTAAATCAGAATACCGTTCCCAGGTACCCGGCATGATTCACGACCAGTCCTCCACAGGCTCAACGATCTTCGTGGAGCCTATGGCTATCGTGAAACTGAACAACGATATCCGGGAGCTGGAATTAAAGGAAGAAAAAGAGATCGAAATCATCCTGGCCACGCTCAGCCAACAGGCCGCCCAATACACAGAGCTTCTTCAGTACGACCTGGAAAATATGGTCGAACTGGATTTCATATTCGCACGGGCCGGCCTGGCTATGGAAATGAACGCCACTGAACCGCTGTTTAATACCGACGGGATCATCAGCCTGCGGAAAGCGAGACATCCGCTCATTGAAAGGCGCCAGGTGGTCCCTATTGATCTCACTCTTGGAGAAGCCTTTGACCTTTTAATCGTCACAGGCCCCAACACCGGTGGAAAAACCGTTTCACTGAAGACTGTGGGGCTTTTGTCCCTGATGGGCCAGTCCGGCCTTCACATACCGGCTCTGGACCGCTCCCGGCTGTCCATTTTTACGGAAATTTACGCGGATATCGGGGATGAACAGAGCATTGAACAATCACTGAGCACCTTTTCCTCCCACATGACCAATGTGGTTTCGTTCCTGGAAAAGGCAGACCGGCAGTCCCTGGTACTTTTTGACGAGCTGGGAGCCGGAACCGACCCCACGGAAGGCGCCGCCCTCGCAATCGCCATCCTCTCCCACCTGCACCAGCAGGGAATCCGGACGATGGCCACCACTCACTACAGCGAATTAAAAATCTACGCCCTTTCCACAGAAGGAGTCGAGAACGCCTGCTGTGAATTTGACGTGGAGACACTGCGTCCCACCTACCGTCTGCTGGTCGGCGTTCCAGGAAAAAGCAACGCATTTGCCATCTCCGGCAAACTGGGCCTGCCGGACTACATCATAAAGGCAGCCAGGGAACAGATCAGTGAGCAGGATGAATCCTTTGAAGACGTTCTGACCACCCTGGAGCAGAACCGGATCGCCATGGAACGGGAACAACAGGAGCTGGAGAAGACCCGTGCGGAGGTCGAAGCCCTGAAGAGCCAGATTTCCGAAAAGCAGGAAAAACTCACCTCCCAGAGGGACCGCATTCTCCAAAAGGCTAATGAAGAGGCTCACGCCATCCTGCGGGAAGCAAAAGAATATGCCGACCAGACCATGCGGGATTTCCAGAAATTCGGCAAGGCCGGGATCTCCGTCAAAGAGATGGAAAAACGGCGCTCCGACCTCCGGGAAAAGCTAGACCAGACAGGTAAGAAAATCTCTGTGAAGCCTGATCCGCGCCCGGTTTCCAACCTGAAGCCCAAGGACCTGTCAATCGGTGACTCCGTAAAAGTGCTGAGCATGAATGTAAAGGGCACCGTCAGCACGCGCCCGGATGCAAAGGGCAACCTTTTCGTTCAGATGGGCATCATCCGTTCCAAAGTGAACATTTCCGACCTGCAGCTGATCGACGAACCCGTCATCACCGGCGGCGGAATGAGCCGCACCGGCTCCGGTAAGATTAAAATGTCCAAATCCAGCTCTGTAAAGACGGAGCTCAACCTGCTGGGCAAGACTGTGGACGAAGCCGTTGCAGAACTAGACAAATATCTGGACGACGCCTATCTCGCTCATCTCCCCAGCGTCCGCATCGTGCATGGCAAGGGCACGGGCGCTCTCCGCAAGGGGGTTCACGCGTATTTAAGGACTCAGAAGCACATCTCAGACTATCACCTGGCCGAATTCGGCGAGGGAGATGCCGGAGTCACCATCGTAACGTTTAAAAAATAA
- a CDS encoding transposase: MSRTQRKYDHEYKIQAVKLAREIGGAKAAKELGIPEGTIHTWLKAVRAGTLDIGDGAHTPESAMSLAEELAMLRKRVKDQDKEIRRLKEENEFLEEASAFFAASRRKSARTKE, translated from the coding sequence ATGTCACGTACTCAACGTAAATACGACCACGAATATAAGATCCAGGCTGTCAAACTTGCCAGAGAAATCGGCGGTGCTAAGGCAGCCAAAGAATTAGGTATTCCAGAAGGAACCATCCATACATGGCTGAAAGCAGTTAGAGCCGGTACATTGGATATTGGCGACGGTGCACATACTCCAGAAAGTGCCATGAGTCTCGCTGAGGAACTTGCTATGCTCCGCAAACGTGTTAAGGATCAGGATAAAGAAATCCGGCGTCTAAAAGAGGAAAATGAATTTCTCGAGGAAGCAAGTGCTTTTTTCGCAGCCAGCCGTCGGAAGTCAGCAAGAACCAAAGAATGA
- a CDS encoding 3'-5' exoribonuclease YhaM family protein, producing the protein MKYIRELHEGTRIAGIYLCKFRQSAVTKNGKPYENVILQDKTGTIDGKIWEPNSFGIDEFDILDYIEVMGDVTSFAGALQVSIKRVRRAAEGEYNPADYLPASKYDVEQMYQELLSYVESVQNPYLSALLKRYYVEDQGFIKRFKGSSAAKSVHHGFIGGLLEHTLSVTRLCQYYTKAYPVLNRDLLITAAIFHDIGKTKELSAFPQNDYTDDGQLLGHIMIGAEMVHDGAAGIPGFPEQLENELKHCILAHHGELEYGSPKKPALAEALALNLADNTDARMETLTEVLAAADDSGEWLGYNRIFESNIRKTGEI; encoded by the coding sequence ATGAAATATATCAGGGAACTGCATGAGGGAACGAGAATTGCGGGGATTTATCTGTGTAAATTCAGGCAGTCTGCCGTGACCAAGAATGGCAAACCTTATGAAAATGTGATTTTGCAGGACAAGACAGGGACGATCGATGGCAAGATCTGGGAGCCGAACTCCTTTGGGATCGATGAATTCGACATCCTGGATTACATAGAAGTGATGGGCGATGTGACCAGCTTTGCGGGAGCGCTGCAGGTGTCCATCAAGCGGGTGCGCAGGGCTGCTGAGGGCGAGTATAACCCGGCAGATTATCTGCCCGCCAGCAAATATGATGTGGAACAGATGTACCAGGAGCTGCTTTCTTATGTGGAGAGTGTGCAGAACCCTTATCTGTCTGCGCTTCTCAAACGGTATTATGTGGAGGACCAGGGATTTATCAAGCGGTTTAAAGGCAGTTCTGCTGCGAAGAGCGTCCACCACGGATTTATCGGGGGGCTGCTGGAGCATACCCTGAGCGTGACACGGCTGTGTCAGTATTACACGAAGGCGTATCCGGTCCTGAACAGAGATTTGCTGATTACCGCGGCGATCTTTCATGATATCGGCAAGACGAAGGAATTATCGGCGTTTCCGCAGAATGATTATACGGACGACGGACAGCTCCTGGGACATATTATGATCGGGGCGGAAATGGTACATGACGGGGCTGCCGGGATTCCTGGATTTCCAGAACAGCTGGAGAACGAACTGAAGCACTGTATACTGGCCCATCACGGGGAGCTGGAATACGGTTCGCCGAAAAAACCGGCATTGGCAGAGGCGCTGGCGCTGAACCTGGCGGATAATACAGACGCGCGGATGGAGACTCTGACAGAGGTGCTGGCGGCCGCGGATGATTCCGGCGAATGGCTGGGGTATAACAGGATCTTTGAGTCAAATATCCGGAAGACGGGAGAGATTTGA